The genome window GCATTTTCAAACAATCGCAATTTATTAGGCCTGTCTCTGGTGTTGATATTTGCTTATGGAACCATGATCTGGGGCATATTTCCAGTTGAGAATAATGTTTCCTGGGAATCTCATTTAATAGGTGGTGTTGTTGGAATGGCCTATGCTTTAATCTATCGGAAGAAAAGTATTCCTCCTAAGAAATTTGATTGGGAAGATGAAGATGATATTGAGGATATGACTGATGAGGACATCAATAAACTGATTGAAGAAAAGAGGGCGATCCGGTATCAATTTATTCCAAAAGAAAAGTCGTAGGCCGACTTTAAGTCGCACTATGACTAATACCCTATTCACCATTTCCAGTTTAACTCTTTGTTAATGCTTAGTTTCATCTTTTCAAATTGCTTCATTAAAATCTTAGGTTCAGTAATCTTTGATTTTGGAATAATTAAGGACATTCCGCTTGAAATTTTAATGAAATAGTGATACATGGTTTCATTCACTATTTCAACTTCTGAAATGTTTATTTTGCTCTCTCCAGTTTTGTCCTTTGTATGAATTCCTGCATCAGTAAACTCAAGGGTCGTTTCAATTCCAAATCGATTTGAATAGTGCTCTTTGATGTTTTTTAAATAATGCTTTTTGTATCTCCATTTGAAATATTTTGGAAAGAAAAAGCCGACCAAAAAACTACAAAATAGAAAGTAGTATGTAAGAAATTGGCTATTATCCAGATGGAAATAAAAAGTAAAAAAAATTGATCCAAGAGTTAATAATATCCATGATCTTATTTTCTTTCGTTTTATTCGTACCGACTTTGAAGCTGTATAAAGTTGAAAAAGTAAAAAATCATTCTTTTCCAGGTAGTAGTCAATTTTCATCTGTTTATAATTTGATTTTTAATGGTCAGATGGAACTCGCATTATAATCATTCCCATGTGCCTGCACACCGAAGTGTTTCGGCACACAGGTGTGTGAGAAGTTTTTTACTCATGCTTGTTTCATCTCAGCAGTTTCAAATTAAAAATTTATCAAATCCTTTCCTAAATCTTTTCTGAAATACATTTTATCAAAACTGATTTTATCCACTTTTGCATAGGATTGATCAAGAGCTTCCTGCAGATTTGCTGCTAAGGAGTTAATGGCTAAAACACGCCCTCCATTGGTCATAATTTTGTCATTTTCTTGCTTGGCTCCAGCGTAAAAAATAGAATTTGCTTCAAGCTTTTCAAGTCCTTTTATTTCCTTGTTCTTTTCATAGCTATTAGGATATCCTCCTGAAACAAGCATTACAGTAGCAGAATATGCCGATTTGATTTTAATTTTTTGGTCTGTTAATTCTCCT of Bacteroidota bacterium contains these proteins:
- a CDS encoding YcxB family protein is translated as MKIDYYLEKNDFLLFQLYTASKSVRIKRKKIRSWILLTLGSIFFTFYFHLDNSQFLTYYFLFCSFLVGFFFPKYFKWRYKKHYLKNIKEHYSNRFGIETTLEFTDAGIHTKDKTGESKINISEVEIVNETMYHYFIKISSGMSLIIPKSKITEPKILMKQFEKMKLSINKELNWKW